The DNA window gaggaggggtaaCATTTAAACCATGAGGTTTTACAAACACAAAGCATTACTAGACTGAGCGTGCACTTGCAGCATCCTATTCAATTAATGAGAGAGACTGAACAAAATCAGTGAAACATTCACTTTCAGGAGTTGGGTTCAAACGCCAGATCATTCTTTAAAAACTGTACATATTGATTTTACCAGTTCTCTCTAGTCCTGACCTTCATGATGAGAGAGTCATCTATGCTTCTGCTTTTTTACAAAGTCTGCTCCATCTTTTAACTTGTACTGGTTTTGATGAAAGGTtgtcaacctgaaacattaattctgtcaggtctggcagtgtctgtggtgaGGGAAACACGGTCAACATTTTGGCTTCAGTGTGACTTTCTCAGAACTGGGAAAGGGCTAGAAATTGAGTTTTATAGTTTAAGCACAGGCAGTGGAGGGCAGGGGGAACAGATGGTGTGGAGGTCCagtagaaaagacaaaagggttgTTAATCGCaatgaaagagaaatggagatttcaaattattgtaaattaaggtgtgaaaggGGGAAAATGGGAGAGCAAAGTAGGCATGATACAAACAAGGCAACGCTATGGGGTGGGATTTGGGGGCTGGGGAATTTAGGAAAAATGGAGAACAGGCTTCATTTGGTCAAGCTGTGAGGTTGTGGAATTCAATGTTGAGCCCAAGAGACTGTAAGGTAACTAGACGagaaatgaggtgttgttccatGCATTTGTGTTGTGTTTTATTGTAACCTTACAACAGGCACAGATCAGAAATGTCAATGTGAGAGCAAGGTGGGGTATTGAAATGTCAAGGAACTGGATGGTCAGGGTCACAGAGTGGAGGGGGTTCCACAAAGCAGTCGCTCAGTCTGTGTTTGGACTCACCAATGTAAAGGAAGCCACAATGCAGCAGACTCGATTGAAAGAAGTCAAAGTAAAATACTACTTCACCTGGAAGtcatgtttggggccttggacagtgaggagggaggaggtgaaTGGACTGATGTTACCCTGGATTGTCTGCGATTGCAACAGCAAGTGGCCTTGGGGAGTGAGGGAAGCATTGGGATGGAGGAGTGGGCTAGGTTGTTACAGAGGGAATGGCCCCTGTAGATTGCTGACAGTGGCTGGGAAGGGAAGATGAATTGGTGGTGGCATCagctggaggtgacagaaatggagGAGCATGGTTTGGGTGGAAAGTGAAGACGAGAGGGGAACCTTATtgttgttctgggaaggagaggAAGGGGTGAGGATAGAATTGTGGGAGAAGACTGAGTGTGTTGTCAGCCACAGCGAAGGGAGGTCCTCAACTAAAGAAAGAAGAGGTTGTGTCAGAGACACTCCGGTGGAAAGTGCCATTTTCGAACAGGCTGGACAGAGGTGGACGATTTGGGAGaatgaaatggaatcctttcaGGAATTAGGGGATGAATAGAGTTTTGTGTAAACAAGAATGACTTACAGTGCAATCTCAAGGAACAATAACTTCATTTTCCACTTAGGCACTTTCCAGCCTCACGATCTCAATACTGAACCCCATGGCTTCAGAGCCTGACCACATGACACCTGTTCTTCACTTTTCTTATATTCCCACATCCCCACCACCATGGCTTTATCTGGTTTGTATCTTTCACATCTCTGTtacatctctgtttctctttcctcctAATAACCCTTTTCCCTTTTGCTCTAGGTCCCCACACCATTTGTTCTCTTCATCCTCTTCTgtcaacagtataataaaaagaaacattttccaatactttccaattctgaagaaggcatactggactcaaaatgttgaatctgtttctctcttcatacATCCTCCCAAATTTCCTAAGTTTTTCCAACATTCTCTGTATTCTTTTTTCAGATTTTGCAAGATTTTGCTTTTATTGCATTCACCCCGTTTCTGTCTCTGTAGACGCTGCCTCACCCATTGAGTGTTTTCAGCATTCCATTCTTGTTCGAGTTTACAGTAAGACTTTGATATTGCCAACTGCAGAATTCTCTTACTTCAGTCAAATGTGCTTCACTTTAATCCCATAGTTCTTACAAATTCTCAACAGCAATTTTTAAATGAGGCTAACAACAAGTAAAGAAACTCTCACAAGGTTTGCACtcctcagattagattagattccctacagtgtggaaacaggcccttcagcccatcaagtccacaccaatccactgaagagtaacctacccagacccacttccctctgactaatgcacctaacactatggtgcaatacagaatggccaattcacctcacctccacatctttggactgtgggaggaaaccggagcacccagaggaaacccacgcagacacagggagaatgtgcaaacttcacacagacagtcgcccaaggctggaattgaactcaggtccctggtgctgtgaagcagcagtgctaaccactgagcccgcTGTGCCGCCCTTTTTATTTTCAGCAAAATCCTAAGATATCCTAAGCTGTTCTCCGCCAGATAACATCATTCTGGCACCTGATACTTATAAACTCCTTAGTGTTAAGAATGTTAGACTCCTATGcaagttatctctctctctctcactctctatcccattcattctctctctcttccatcctCTCTCACCTTCCTCTTTGTACGGCCTCTCCCCCTTTAAAACATAACTCATTTTCACTGGTTGTGCGCACCCAATTTTTCCTTTGGTGTAATATCCATGTTGTTGCTTCCCCCACATTTCAAAGCACTTTCTTCAAATACAAGTTCTTCTCTCATGGTAGAGATGAACAAACCTTGCATACATTGTAGCAGTCCAAGTGGAGGCCATTAAGAACAGCATCACTGCATACTGTAAGGAACAATTCTAACATGGGTTGCAAAAAACAGTTTTTCATCAGTCATCAGGCATCCATACTGAAAGGATCAACCAACCCaatcaccccgtggctcaacacttcaactcccccctcccactccaccaaggatatgcggtccttggactcctccattgccagaccatagcaacacgacggctggaggaagagcgcctcatcttctgcctaggaaccctccaaccataagggataaactcagatttctccagtttcctcatttcccctccccccactttgtctcagtcccaaccctcaaactcagcaccaccttcctaacctgcaatcttcttcctgacctctccgcccccacccccactccggcctatcaccctcaccttaacctccttccacctatcgcatttccaacgcccctcccccaagtctctgcTCCCaaacttttatcttagcctgcttgaatAAGGACTCATgcacgaaacgttgattctcctgctccttggatgctgcctgacctgctgcgcttttccagcaacacattttcagcatcctTACTGAAAGCCCCTCTAACTAGAAATTTATATTCTTCTGACATATTCAATGCAGCATTGGCAATTAGTTTTAAAAATCAGCAGACAACATCGACTAAGACGTATTTAAAGTGATAAGGAAATAAATTTAATCCATTGTTTTTGTACTGAGGTGGTTGAGTTACTTGGAGATATGGAACTCTATTTTCTGCTTCACTTTTTTTTCCACAGATTATCTTGTTTCACACTGTCAGTATTACTGAGCCGCAGAACTTCACACAGTGTTCCACAATGGGCAGTTTCAAGGAACACTGGCAGGAGACCTCGTACAACATGTTCACCTTTGTTTTCCTGTTCCTCGTACCACTGGTCATCATGATATACTGCTACACCCGAATCCTGGTGGAGATATCAAAGAGGATGAACAAGGGAAATTGTAAGTTGAATATTGATTGTCACCTTTGTCTTCATCTTTCCTACAGGGTCACTGTACCAAAATCTAAGGTTGATCCCGTAAACACCTACTACAATTCTGTCATCTTAGAATATCACATCTGCGTAATTCCATAGCTCTCTCTTAGTCTTTCCTAATCCTGATGCAGAGATGccggtaaaaacaataactgcagatgctggaaaccagattctggattagtggtgctggaagagcacagcagttcaggcagcatccaagtagcttcgaaatagacgtttcgggcaaaagcccttcatcaggaataaaggcagatgccggtgttggactggggtggacaaagttaaaaatcacacaccagcaGGTTatcgttcaacaggtttaattgaaattacaagcttttggagcactgctgcttcGTCAGGTGGCCACTGGGGCATTtacacaggacacagaatttatcagtataagatcaaagtgtcatacaattgATGCAACGTAGCAGACAAACCGAGATGGCTGTTAAggctttaatcacttagaatgaggCAGATGGCTgcgggaggaaggagagggtggaggggtGTGCAGGCCGGGCGAAGAAAGCAAACTAGCGTCAGCCTTTAGGGGTTTAGGGTGGGTCAGGGTCAGCCTTTAGGGGGGGTCAGGGTCAGCCTTTAGGGGTTTAGGGTGGGTCAGGGTCAGCCTTTAGGGGGGGTCAGGGTCAGCCTTTAGGGGTTTAGGGTGGGTCAGGGTCAGCCTTTAGGGTGGGTCAGGGGCAGCCTTTAGGGGTTTAGGGTGGGTCAGGGTCAGCCTTTAGGGTGGGTCAGGGTCAGCCTTTAGGGGTTTAGGGTGGGTCAGGGTCGGCCTTTAGGGGTTTAGGGTGGGTCAGGGTCGGCCTTTAGGGGTTTAGGGTGGGTCAGGGTCAGCCTTTAGGGGTTTAGGGTGGGTCAGGGTCAGCCTTTACAGGTTTAGGGTGGGTCAGGGTCAGCCTTTAGGGGTTTAGGGTGGGTCAGGGTCGGCATTTAGGGGTTTAGGGTGGGTCAGGGTCAGCCTTTAGGGGTTTAGGGTGGGTCAGGGTCAGCCTTTACAGGTTTAGGGTGGGTCAGGGTCGGCCTTTAGGGGTTTAGGGTGGGTCAGGGTCAGCCTTTAGGGGTTTAGGGTGGGTCAGGGTCAGCCTTTAGGGGTTTAGGGTGGGTCAGGGTCAGCCTCTACAGGTTTAGGGTGGGTCAGGGTCGGCCTTTAGGGGTTTAGGGTGGGTCAGGGTCAGCCTTTAGGGGTTTAGGGTGGGTCAGGGTCAGCCTTTACAGGTTTAGGGTGGGTCAGGGTCGGCCTTTAGGGGTTTAGGATGGGTCAGGATCAGCCTTTAGGGGTTTAGGGTGGGTCAGGGTCGGCCTTTAGGGGTTTAGGATGGGTCAGGGTCAGCCTTTAGGGGTTTAGGGTGGGTCAGGGTCGGCCTTTAGGGGTTTAGGGTGGGTCAGGGTCGGCCTTTAGGGGTTTagggtgggtcagggtcagggtcgggGTTTAGGGTGGGTCAGGGTCAGCCTTTAGGGGTTTagggtgggtcagggtcagggtcgggGTTTAGGGTGGGTCAGGGTCAGCCTTTACAGGTTTAGGGTGGGTCAGGGTCGGCCTTTAGGGGTTTagggtgggtcagggtcagggtcgggGTTTAGGGTGGGTCAGGGTCAGCCTTTACAGGTTTAGGGTGGGTCAGGGTCGGCCTTTAGGGGTTTAGGGTGGGTCAGGGTCAGCCTTTAGGGGTTTAGGGTGGGTCAGGGTCGGGGTTTagggtgggtcagggtcagggtcagggtcgggGTTTagggtgggtcagggtcagggtcgggGTTTAGGGTGGGTCAGGGTCGGCCTTTAGGGGTTTAGGGTGGGTCAGGGTCAGCCTTTAGGGGTTTAGGGTGGGTCAGGGTCGGGGTTTagggtgggtcagggtcagggtcagggtcgggGTTTagggtgggtcagggtcagggtcgggGTTTAGGGTGGGTCAGGGTCGGGGTTTAGGGGTTTagggtgggtcagggtcagggtcggcCTTTAGGGGTTTAGGGTGGGTCAGGGTCGGGGTTTagggtgggtcagggtcagggtcggcctttaggggtttagggtgggtcagggtcagcctttaggggtttagggtgggtcagggtcagggtcagccTTTAGGGGTTTAGGGTGGGTCAGGGTCACTTTGTGCGCTGAGTTTAGACGTGAGGcggttcgggggggggggggcggacggTTGTTTGTTCGGCGGCGGAGGGACTgttgagtgagggtgagggggagggtggagggtcAACCGTCGTTAGGACATAGAGGGTCGCGATGGCATCGGGGGGAGGTGTTGTGATTTGTTTTCGTTGCTGTCGACGCGGAGTTAGGAAAGTTCTGGAAGGCCGTTCTGTTGCGGGCGGGTTCGTTTTTGTTGGCgcagggggcgggggaggggtggggggtcagCGAATGGGTGCGgtcgccatcttgagaaggtcggGATGGGGTGGGGTCGGGGGGGGCAATAGCTGCTTGTGGGTGGGatcgccatcttgagaaggtctgGGGCGGGTCGAAAGCGCCGGTTGCGCTCGCCACCTCGAGAAAGGcggtgggtgggaggggggaatAGCGTCATGTCGCTGAGGTCGTGGGCGGTTCGCCATTTTGTGCAGGTCGCTGGGACGTAGGGCCGCCATTTTGTGAAGGTCCATAAGGTTTTTTTTGTTGGGTGCACTTTGAGACAAGAGGGTTGAAGGAGTTTCTTTAGCTGCGACGTTATTTTGCACAGTCGGGTTGAATCACTCTTCTCCCAGATCCCCAGTGTTGGGGGTAAAAGAGTGACGGGAGTCAGGGGGGTGCTGTTTAGGTATCAAGGCTCTCACTGACTTTGTAGAGTCTGTATGTCTTTTCTCAGTCTAGAGCAGTCCTCTGTATCTGGGGAGGGATGACAAACTCTTTATACTTTTGAAATAGTGGGGCAAGAATGGAgtgctgtgtgggtgtgtgatggTCACCTGTGAAATTCTCCTGCCTATGTTAATCTGACTTGCCAAGTGGGAACATTGattaacatgtaaatcccagagTTCCTTTCAAGCCAGAACCCTGAGACAACTTAAAAGTTTTATCAGTGGATAAAAGAAAGTGATATCACAGCTCAGACAACAACACTctgatcttttacttataaattctgtgtccgatGTAcctgaagatgtgttgctggaaaagcgcagcaggtcaggcagcatccaaggagcaggagaatcgacgtttcgggcgcgggcccttcttcaggctcatgcccgaaacgtcgattctcctgctccttggatgctgcctgacctgctgcgcttttccagcaacacatcttcagctctgatctccagcatctgcagtcctcactttatcctatgtacctgccccactagcttcctgacgaaggagcagcactccaaaagcttgtactttcaaataaacctgttggactataatctggtgtagtATGATTTTTATTTTTTTCCTAATTCTCTCAATTTTCAGACTTTTTGGTTGTTCTCATGATTTCTTAATCTGTTGGCTCATGCGTTTGATCTTGAAGGTGTCCCGAATCAAAGGACTTCCTCCTTTGCCTTTAGTTTTCAAAGGTTTTGTGAATTAATGCATGATGCAGTGTTGTGTTGAGTCTCATAGAGCAGGAAAGTTCAAGGGTCCAGCGCAAGCTTGTGATAATCTCAGAGTGAGTGGGGTAATTACAACATGCATATTTTTCCAGGCTTAGAGAGAAAAAATAGACAAGTGGGAATTCTAACACCTATTGCTGTCAAGTGTCTTTGGTGGGAAACTTTTTGCATGTAGCTATTGGACGACAGTAGGAATAGACTCAGATGTAATGCTTTGGAAAGCCAGATAGCCTACTTTCATTCACTGCCCAGTCTCTTGCATGGAATGTGGTTGCTTCATTAAAACCTAGTTACATGTGTGGATTGCATATCtttcagaaaagaagataattaGTATGAAAAACATTCCTCAAATTCATTACTTCTGCAAGTATTTTATAACTCTCATGAAGGTCTTCGATGTCATATTGATTTGTTTTGTGTCCTTTTCCAGTGTCCTCAAAAGAAGTGCATTTAAGGCGATCGACAAATAATATACCAAAGGCACGCATGAAAACGTTAAAAATGAGTGTAATTATTGTAACCTCTTTCATAGTGTGCTGGACTCCATATTACCTTCTTGGACTATGGTATTGGTTCTCACCAGAAATGCTCTCAGAAGGAAAGGTCTCCCAATCTTTGAGTCACATACTCTTCATTTTTGGCCTCTTTAATACTGTCTTGGATCCCATCACCTACGGACTTTTTACCATCCATTTCAGGAGAGGCTTACAACGTTGCTGCCATTCTGCTAAGATGGTAACCAATTCAGAGCTCAATTCTTCACTGACCAGATCATTCAGGTGTTCTGCATCACCTCTTCGCCTGAAGAGATTAACTGCACTTGCTCAAGAAGGTCACAGATCAATGGCGGAGGATGAGCCTCATAGTAAAGGCAGTTATTATAGCAACGGTTATCTTGATGCATACAAAGATGATACCAAAAAAAGCATCAGTACAAGTGCAGAAAATACACTGTAGGCTGATAGCAAGTGCCATGTAGCCTTGCTGTACAAAACATGACAACTGTTATAAGTAATGGCTTATTTGCAGTGTGCATTGTTTAATTTTTTCCAGTTCTTCTAGTGGTttacattttctttttttttctttattccagTACTTGACTTTGTGTGTTTTATTTATTAAAAAATAAATCACTTCTCTATCTCTAAAAGCTCATATCACCATTGATATCAAATAACATTTAACATTGTATTGATCATTATGATAGAAGGAAATAGTTCCAAGTCCTTCAACTTTTTCAAATGTCAAATAATATGAAACATTCACGCGCCCTGAAATTCCATGGTTGGTTATCTTGATGGACAGTAAGCTGAATATTATTGGCTTCTCTGATTGGAGAAGGATACATTCCATTGCAATCTCTGTTGGATGGAAAGGAACACTTGATCAGGAGTGCTTAAGGATGGATAAACCTTCTGACCTAAGCCAACAAAGAATATATAAGAACTATTTACCAGCTTTGGAGCGGAAATAAATCCTATGCAGCACATACAGGCTCTATGACACTTTTAATGAATTAAATCATTTGCTGTAATGAAGCAGAGTATAGCGATATGGATTGAAAGGGCAGTAGAAGGACCTTTAAAGAGGCTATTTGTGTAATTTCAGAATGGCAAATGGAGGTGTATGTGTTAAATATTCTTTTCTTTATTTGTAAACCTATTAACCTTTGATCTTACGATTGAAAGTTCAACAAGGAACAAAGCTGTTGTGAATGCTCAGCCACAATAGGCTCTCGGATTGTTTTGCTTCTGTTGACAATGACAGGTTTGGCTGAGATTCACTTGTCAAGACTGTTTTGTTGCAGCGGTGCTTTGCTTGTTACACATTGCCACATATTATGTACACAGTGTCCAGAATACAAGAGGCAGTGAATATGTTGCAAAATATTAACAAAGCAAGCCTTGCCTTGCACCAGTGCTGACCATAACAGCTGCTTACTGGTTTACTGTCTACTGGCTTAGAATTGTGTTTCCACCTCCTTTAGTTTTAATGTTATTGTTACTGCTGGTCCGACAGTTGAAAATAAGCAGCAAAGGGTCTTAGTTGGCATTTCTATCTAAACACATGTCCCGCTAGTAGTGCTGCAATCTCCACTGATGCAAATCTTCATTGGGCCTCTGCTCAAAGCAATTCTGACTTGAATGGACCCAAATATATATTGCAGAAGATGGGCAAGAAGTTAATTAAGCATGTCACAGGCAAATGAGATCATGGTATAGAATATTGTAGAGTTTCTGATTATTTTTGCTCAGTATTAAGCCTGATTATGCATGATGACCATTAAAAATGCTTTTTTTTCCTGCAAATAGTATCACCTAAGAGGACAAAGATGCAAGTTTGTGGCTTATTTTTGGAAGAGTTAATGTTTAATTTTGATGCTTGAAAGGGGAGTCTCAAAATCACAGGGACTGCTTcaacacagaaagaggccattcagcccatcattccTGCGCCGGTCCTATcccctagtgccaatctcctgccttttccccatgtccctgcacaccatttctgTCCAAAAAAATCATCCAATGGCCCTCTTGAAATTCTCAGTTGAACTTGCctgtctccaccacatttcccaagcagtgcattccagagccTAACTACTGGATGGGTAAAAAGTTCTTTCttacatcactttaaatcaaTGACCTCTTCTTTTTTATGAGCAGGCACAGCTTTTCTCTATCTACTTGGTCcagccactcatgattttgaaacctTCTTCCAAAAGCATGATACAAATAGTTGAAAAGCAAGATTTAAACTGTGGGGGAATGGCAGTAAGATGGGATAAAGTAGTTAGCTCTCCCAATGGATGCAAGAGGTCTTCCACCATATGCAAGGGAATTTGTCAATTCTAATCAGATATAAATTGTGGGCACAGTGGACTTGATGGGTAAAATCACTCTCCTTTCGCTCCTGCTAATGCATTCACCAGATCAGATACAAGGGGTTATTTGAACCCCATGGTATGGGTAAGGGGAGGGGATATAGGTCAAATTCTGGAGGTTAACCCTAATCCACTGTGAATCCAGTTTTTGTTTTAATCTTGTTAGGCTTCAGTAGTACAGGTGACTAACCTTCACTCAAGGTAGGAGCAGAGTGTTAGATGTACCAATGAGATAGTTCACCTCAGATTTTAACAGACCCTTGAATACAATGATCGTGCACCAGGTTCCTTTGAAAACAGGACGGTGGGATGGAGAGAGGAACACTTGTTCCAACAGGGAAATGATTTTCTAGCACTGCTCATGGACCAGGAGGAGCAGAGCTAGGAGCACCCCCAGCAGTCTCTCTCAAAGATagcttcaccctcccctctcaccccatcccAGTGTAATCCCTCCATCACTCAATCCTTCTTTCTTCACCAGTCCATTCCTGGACTCTGGGCAGGCCTTCCCTGAAGCCATACAGTCAGTTGGCCTCCGAGATCTTGACATACAGCACCgagaaaggccctttggcccatcgtgCTGCCCCTGCTCATAAGTAACAAccaaactattctaatcccactttccagcttttATTTTACTTCGCCTTTAGGCTTCCTATTGTTGGGAAACAAATTGTAAAATTTGAAATGAGGTCATGCTACAAAATCTAACCTGCTCTTCGCTTTCTCAACGACTCAATTCTCCTCATCATTTTCAGGGCAGAGGTTTTCTTCCAAACGTTTCTCCCTAAACAATCTTGCAATTTAATCTCTTTAATACATGAGGGTGAAGTATGAATGTAGACAATCAATGTTTTGCAGCAACGTGCAAGCTACAAATAAACTCCATTCAATTGCAACAATCCATGTACACTTGAAAATGTAGGAAATACAACTTGCATTTGCAAAATCTTTCTTAACCCACATGTTTACAATTCAAGCATAAATGTGTTGATTTAATACATGTTACACTTTACTTGTGAAAATGACTTATACTATAATCTTGTTTGTTTTCCTACAACCAATTATGATGAATTGACTTTACCGTGGCTTTTGAATGAAGTATTCCCTCTTCTCAATAAAGTGACAGCGTCGTCATTTAATAAAACAATGCTTAAATATGATTGTGCTTGTATGGATTACTTTTTGTACAATAATGCTTTGGCAGCCTTCTGACTCATCAGATAATCATTTCCACCTTAGTGGTCAAATACAGATGATTAAGAAGGGGTCTTATTGAAACACGTAAGATTCTGAAGAGGCTAGAGTGGATTGAatgcggtaaaaacaatgactgcagacgctggaaaccagattctggattagtggtgctggaagagcacagcagttcaggcagcatccaagtagcttcgaaatcgacgtttcgggcaaaagcccttcgtcaggaataaaggcagtgagcctgaagtgtggagagataaactagaggagggtgggggtgggggaaaagtagcatagagtacaatgggtgagtgggggaggggatgaaggtgataggtcaaggaggagagggtggagtggataggtgaaaaagaagacaggcaggtaggacaagtccggacaagtcaaggagacagtgctgagctggattgAATGCGGATCTAgtggacacaatttaaaaataaagttgcTAGCATTTAAGACGGAGATGAAGGAGtggcctgatgaaggagcagcactccgaaagctagtgcttccaaataaacctgctggactataacctggtgttgtgcgatttttaactcttCAAAGGGTCATTAATCTTTGGAATTGTTTACTTCAGAAAGTAGCGGAAGATGGGTCCTTTTTGGGGCTGAATTAGATTCTTCACTGATAAGGGAGTGAAAGGGGACGTTGAGCAAGCAGGACAGTGGAGCTGAGGACACAATCAAATCAGCGCTGACCTTAACAAATGGGAGGGCAGGCTTAAGAGAGCAAATGGCCTAGTCCTGTTCCAAATTCATTTGTAAACATTGCTCGGCCTGATTGGGAACATGCCTTCTGCCGTGGCGGTCTCTGCTATGTTTGCTGAAGGTGATGACAGTGGGCTCAGAATTGATGCAGGATTCACTGGCCTCCTCTCTAGGCCCTCTCGTCCACCAGTTGAGCTTTTccttttctcctcatctctcctaATTCCCATGGAACCATCAATCTCTGGAGATCACAGCTGTCAGCTCCCAGTCTTCTGTGAGGATGTTTGTTACCTTTATGTTTCTCTGAAGGATGTCTTTGGGGATGAGGCACGGAGTTACAGCAGGTTATGGCCCAGAGACCCGTACGAGATACAAAACATCTTGCCTATACGGGTCTGTTATTAATTGGGTGAGTGTAGGGAGTCAGCGCTAACTTCATTGGTTCAGAGCATGAGAATGACGTGAATTGTCaaattccttcagtgtcgctgggtcaaaatcctggaattccctccctaacgatATCATGGGTCTGCCTCGTGGAATTTGgtgcaagaaggcagctcacccttcATTTCCAGGGCAACTGAGCATGGgcgata is part of the Chiloscyllium punctatum isolate Juve2018m chromosome 48, sChiPun1.3, whole genome shotgun sequence genome and encodes:
- the gnrhr4 gene encoding gonadotropin releasing hormone receptor 4, with amino-acid sequence MNVSTEDIINPFLKQTLLYDYNGTCVGTALEHTCNKSSAHNFQLPVFSSAAKVRVGITILVFTMSAVCNLAVLWTTTQNRKRKSHVRILIVNLAAADLLVTFIVMPLDASWNITVQWQAGDIACRLLMFLKLMAMYSCAFVTVVISVDRQSAILNPLGISEAKKKNKIMLTVAWILSVILSIPQIILFHTVSITEPQNFTQCSTMGSFKEHWQETSYNMFTFVFLFLVPLVIMIYCYTRILVEISKRMNKGNLSSKEVHLRRSTNNIPKARMKTLKMSVIIVTSFIVCWTPYYLLGLWYWFSPEMLSEGKVSQSLSHILFIFGLFNTVLDPITYGLFTIHFRRGLQRCCHSAKMVTNSELNSSLTRSFRCSASPLRLKRLTALAQEGHRSMAEDEPHSKGSYYSNGYLDAYKDDTKKSISTSAENTL